Part of the Oncorhynchus mykiss isolate Arlee chromosome 12, USDA_OmykA_1.1, whole genome shotgun sequence genome, GTTGTGAGGGTTTGCATCCGGAGTGTACGCAGGGCAAAGAGTGGGAGATGTATAGAAACCTCCTTTCAGTGTTCGTTGTGCCTTTGCAGGATGGGTCTGTACTTTCAGAAGTTCCATGACATGCAGGCAAAATGCAAACCCTAaattcaaactgcacgcagagacatacatatggtatccacaagttcatctgactctggagaAGAATATAAagtgcctcattgccaaaatccagaggtttccctttaaacagctgttaAGTTTGATCGGTAGCAGATAATTCTATTTCGATTTTAAGATTAAAAGTAGCTGATTTTTGTGTCGAGTTACATTGTTTACAGTGAATAGAATGCGATGTTTGGCGTGACTATCACAATGGAACCTTCAGAATGCTGAGAAATTCCCGTACGTGGATGGAGGACAAAAATGGCAGTTTAGTATTTTAAAAATAGCTCAAACTATTCCAGACTAGTCTACACGTTTTAAAGTTTGAACAGCGTTTCTAGCGTAAACAGTGTAAGAGGATTAGctttgtataaaaaataaaaaaaaataagctaTAAGTCCAAAATAATTCTTAGAATATCTAGTGTTGCTGCTGTCGCAAGCCTTACAAGTCGAAGTTTGTTGGAGATTTAAAGTGGGGACTCTTTCTTTGCAAGCCCCACTATTAATAATTGATTGCATTTTATAAAGCAACTTTCCACCTACAGTAGGTGCTCAGTGCTTATCATTACAAGGGGGGAAACACCTGTTCCACCACACATGTAGCACTGCAACCATTTTGTGCCAGAACACTCAGCATAAATCAGTTATTATGGTGGAAATACTAGGAGTGTTGTATGCCAATTGGAAATTTAAGTGGCCGTGATTTGAAAGGGGCcaggttgggaatttagccaggacaccagggttaacacccctgcTCTTACAGAAAGTGCCATGGGGTTTTTAATGACCACCGAGACTGCACTTTATGTCCTATGTTCTCCCATAGACCGGAGGGAAGAGTGCCCCCTACTCCAACACAAGTTCCATATCTCTAATAGTGtcggtctttctctctcgctctctgtagcATGGGAAGGACTTTGAGGCGATCCAGACGAACATAGCTTTGAAGCATAAGAAGAAGGGGAAGCCAGCCAGCATGGTGAAGAACAAAGAGCAAGTTCGACACTTCTACTACCGCACCTGGCACAAGATCTCCAAGCACATCGACTTCGCCAACGGtaagctagcttgtctctctgtttCGCTCCCTTCTCTCGTTATTTTTCAAATAGAACTCTCCACTCACCTCTTGCTTGTTTACACAGTATTTTCTTTTTTTATGCCCGTGTTTCGGTTTGTTGACTAAAACATtgaccttcaaaatcagtgtgaAACTTTGCCTGCGACCTGTATGCAAAGTTTAATTTGCGAATGCCAACTGGTCTTCATAAAAAGTAGGTTGCTTGGTATCTGCGTTCATTTCTTCTTTTGAATCCTATCAtgtttgatacacacacacacacacacacacccacacacacacctgcaagcAACTCATTAAATGTGCAAGAGCGAAACTGTCTTTTGATCTCACCATCAGTGTGAGACCTGTCTTTAAATTGGTTGTGGCGCACCCAAGATCACTGGTGTGCTGCAGTTTTCTTTTCACTTTTATCCCATAACATGCCCAGTTCCTCCTGTCCCACAGTGTACTCTCGTGTGCTGAAGAAGTCTTCTCAGGAGCTGTATGGTCTCATCTGCTACGCTGAACTCAGGAAGAAGGTTGGAGGATGTAAGTCAaacagggtgtgtgtggggtgggggggctgTATCCGTCTTGTCTTGGATGGTGTGTTTGACACTGGCCTCAGTCTGGCTCTGTTTCTGGGGCTGGTTGGCCACAATGGAGCTGATTTTAATTGTTGCGCTGGACAGGGCCGGTGTCATGAGGGACAGTTAAGTGTGGCGAAGGTCATGAAGGATGTGATGTTTCTATGTCTGTGTTAATCTTGTGTCCAAAGATAGAAAAGCTAGCTAACTCCTGTTGGAGGACATTTTTAGATATGTTAATGTTTGTGTTGTCTTCACAAAGCAAGAGCAAGGAGGTACGCACTAGCTTTTCTAACTCTGTTGTTGTTCATAGTGATGGACGATAAGAACGTGGCCAAGCTTAACGAGCTCATCCAACAGGGGTAAGACTGAGACCAAAAATGATAACAATGTAACCACAGCTTTTAGAAATATACCACCTCTTTTCTCCAAGACTTTAGGGTTAAAAGTAGTTGATTTGTTTATAAATAGTTTACACATTTGAAATGAACCATTATATACACCTGTTTTTTatgtacacccatctagtacctcGTCGGTACCCCCTTTGCCTTTAGAACAGTTTGAATTCTTCAGGGCATTAGTTTTACAAGTcggaaacgttccacagggatgttggtccattttGATGCGATGGCATTGCGCAGTTGCTATAAATTGGACGGCGGTACATTGCCGCCACCAATCTGTATTGTTGACACCAGGAAGAATgggtccatggactcatgctgcttacgcccaATTCTTCCTGTGCCATCAGCATGATGCAACAATAATCGTGAATCGGGACTGGCACTGTCAATGTTTTTTGTCCCACCATTCTCGGGGAAACCCTGGAAACAGTCTTGCATGAAAAGCCCATGAGGGTggctgtttctgagatactggatccggcgTGCCTGGCACAGAAGATCATACCACGCTTAGTCGCTTATGTCACTCGctttgcccattctaatgttcaaaCAGTAACTTGATGCCTGTTTGCCGGCTTTATATAGCAAAgcacggccacgtgactcactgtctgtagcaTCGAGCCATTTTCATGAACAGGGTGGTGTAGGTAATAAACTGTAATGCGTTGgtttcatgggctgaaataaaagatcccagaaatgttaaaTATACAAAAAATACGTATTTCCCTCATTTTGTGCGTAAAGTTGTTTCCCTctgtgttagtgagcatttctcctttgccaagataatccatccacctgacaggtgtggcatatcaaataGCTGAttaaacatgatcattacacaggtgcaccttgtgctggggtcaAGAAAAGCTGCCTCTGACTTCGTTTTAttgaatttggcagtatgtccaaccggcctctcaACTGCAGACGACATGTAATCAGAACAGCCCAGATcctccacatcctgcttcttcactTGCGTGATCGTCTGAGACCTACCaacaggacagctgatgaaattgaggagtatttctgtctgtaataaaggccTCTTGTGAAAAGAAAAAAtacaaattctgattggctgggcctggctccaaattgggtgggcctatgccatcACAGGCCCACCGATGGCTGCGCCcatgcccagtcatgtaaaatctatagattagggcctaatttatttatttaaattaactgatttccttactGTTAAATTCGCTAATGACGGATGGtagcttatggtaaagaaattaacattaacatttctctctggtggacattcctgcagtcagcatgccaactgcacactccctcaacttgagacacctGTGGCATTTTGTTGTGACTAAACTGGACATTTTAGAGAggccttttgttgtccccagcacaaggtgcatatgtgtaatgatcatgctctttaatcagcttcttgatatttcgcacctgtcaggtggatggattatcaacactttacatgttgagtttttgttcagtgtagatggtTGATATTTTGTAATTGTCATTTTTGTTGTAGTTTGTGTTTATCTCATGTTTCTGCTCTATTCTCCCAGGGCCACCACGGTGCGTTCTAAAGGCAGGAACCTACGCATCAAAGCTCCCATGTGCCGTGCGCTCAAGAGGCTATGTGACCCAGATGGTGAGtatacacacgcacaaacacacacgcacaaacacacattgaCAGACACTCACACAGCAGGGAGAGGGCGGAAGTGTATGAATGGGGACGTTGAGTCATACATGTGGGTAGGAGGGGATGGATTTCCATGGCAATAATCGGAAGGGGGCGGATGAGTAGGGGAGAGTAagtggtggtggtaatgatgCTGATCATCTTACAAATGTTATCCCTCTTTCCTTTAcacctccctctcactcactctctctaggAGTGAGTGATGAAGAAGACCAGAAGCCTGTGCGTCTACCTCTGAAGGTTGCCGTGGAGCTGCAGCCGCGTAGCAACCACTCCTGGGCCCGTGTTCAGAGTCTTGCCCATAATCCCCGCCTCAGGTCAGTGTCAGCTAACTATAAAGACTAtcatttcagatatttttttgtgATAACTTCCTGTATATGAAAGGTGTACTGCAGGGTCAGTATTGGTACCAGTTCTCTtttaatatttatgtaaataaaacTGTTGAAACGTGATATTAATCTGTATGCAGACGATACTGTTATGCATGCTATTGCCCCAACTGTAGATGGTGAGCTGCAATCTgactttgttgccttacaacaaGCACTGGTTGGTTTAAAACTTGTACATAATGCGGGCTAGACTAAATGCATGTTCTCTAATTCTTTCAGATGGACTACATATTTATTCATTGAGTGTTTTGCCCATAGATCGGGTTCCCGCCTATAAATGTCTGGGCATTTGGATTGATCAGCACTTAATGTTGAAGAAACATACTGATGAAATCCATGGCGTTGTTttgttttatagtatgaagaGTACAGCTTAACGTAGCTAAATAAAAtcaaaaggatattttctccaaacgatatGAGGGTGTGTACATGCAGCTATTGTGTTGCACTGTTAAGAAAGAAACAAGTCttgctatatgttttgatttttaatacattctaaggctgcatgacgCGTCTAATAATTTGGGAAAAAATAGCATGAAAGGCATGAACTCTGCTTAGTTTTTTTGCGCCGGCTAAATACGCTTGATCCGTCTCATTCACATTTTGACAAgtacttgataatgcctcgaatttcccgCCGGCATCCCCTTTTTGTGGCCGTAATGCTccctaaaaaaatgttttggccagttgtgcccctggcctgaaaAATAATAATTCCCGGCTTCGTGCGCCGAAGCACCTCTCGGATATCTaaattcttattagccaatgccagtcacgtgatcgggtcgttctcacaggctacaagtgaagaccgaCACGTTGGGGACGCAACTGTGCGTGTCCTTATCGAATTCCGAGGCGCATGTTGAAGatgttggaagaactgtccacattaaCTTTTCGTCAGctaacaagatgagtaggcccaacaaacagcaaaagcactagcctatgtcaatctactatgcccatagtacaaaagtttacCTATTCTGTGCGATAAATAAATATTTCAAACATaatctgggacagttgtgggatgcgatagatcccaaattaatacaactacTAGCTTCAAAAAAGCAATGAGGGTgacacaacagatcagaacatttagcttaaaatgttgataaactattaggctaatTCTTCACATTAAAAGTGCAGCAATGtgcacatggcagtaggctataagtgtgaatgttccaaaatgcaatcaattagcaGGAAACGACATTCTGAAAAATCACCACACATGCgatttataataaaagcattacatgcataaaggtgcatttttatttttaaaatgatcttccccaaacttgaaactctaGTGCTGCGTGCgtgtatgtatgccagttaggctaaATACCcgttgtaaagcagattaataTTCTTAATTTTAAGTTACTTGTCCACTTAAATTGTGACACAAACCTTATCAAAAAATATATGCCtaatgggctaggctacatgatgtGTGCGACTATGAgttgaaaaagttttttttaaggAGTGCTGTTTCTTGCTTTACTGCACACAAACTGGgcgtcattcacaagtgataatattgccacccatcagactattcttaatttaatcttgtctttacatataatttagtatatgtgtgaaatttgttttgatttagaatcggctattatcatgcacctgtcttggaacaggggcagggggaaaaatacatgtcatctatgcacttaaatagtgaatggaggatgcttttcccgtggttcattttcatgccatgAGGTAGGCTatactgttgtaaagagaagAAATGTGCTTACTATTAGAACAATTAAATaaagtaggcctagcctatagaaagttgATGgtatcctctttttaatagaggctaTCAAAACTGTTTTCTCACttaattgcatagcctatagaaacatGAGCATAGACTCAACAAAATTTTCGTTTTgattttgcattgatgtcagagtgattagagggacaactGTGCTgaataccaggcagttagcaagtttggtaggctactaatgcaGCATCAgcgcttggagaagcctaattaccgtgactaaacggtcatgaCCCGTGACCGCTGGTGTGGCTGTAATACGGTTACGTGACAGCGCTAAATCAATTTTTTTTCCCCAAATTCTGTGTTgtgctatatttttattttacatttgtaTTGATTGCTTTTTCCTTTCACATTGCATTTGATTGTTGTATTACTGTGATCAGGGCACCCTTGAGAATGAGTGCCTGGTCTCAATGGGTTTTCCTTGAATAAAtaatagatttttaaaaaatcaagATGGGCAGAAAAATCTTTATGCTTTTGGgacacccaaccctgactgtttGGATCCCTAAACATAGCGGCCATTACATGAAGCATATTGTCATTATCATATTGGGTTTTGCTAGGTTGTGTCGTGCTGAACATGCCCCTGTCAGTGTTTTGAGGTGTGTGTTGTCTACAGGAGTTGTCTTTGCTGAGAAATTTAGTATTTTCTAACATTGTTTGTTCTTCTGTGTGGTGATGTAGGATGGTGGTAGAGCTACATAGGAAGGTGTCCAGCCTGATTGAGTTCCTGAAACAGAAGTGGGCCGTCCAGGACCAGCGGATCGTATCCTTCCACATCACAACAGTTATGTCATGTCCGTCTTATAGCACTTAGACCACAACCTAACTGATTATATTTTTTATCTGGACGAGTATAGAATCGCATGAAATTAGCACCAGACACAACatgctggtaaaaaaaaaagtctcAAATGAGCTGATCCATAGAACTTCAAGAGATAAACCGATAATATTTAGCCAAGTTGATGCTCAATTCTTGTTTTTGTTTGACATCTCTGCTGACCCTCCTTGACCGTACTGTGTTCAGCTGAAGAGCCTGCAGGAGCGCGAGGCGTTAGGGGGAACCCAGCAGCACAGTGGTAGCGGCAGCCCTGCTCTCCCCTGTAGAGAAGATGAGGACCTGTTCCTATACCCAGCTGAGACCAGCACCTTGACCCCCCTGCCCAGCGTAGCCCGTGTGGTTCACTCCAAGGCCTCCTGCACTGTCCACTGGCAGGAGAGTGGCAAGCCCCGGCCCGGCCCCAAGGAGTTGATCCCCACCGCCCAGATTCTGGGCATCCAGGGCGCCCCGCTCCTCCTCCCCCGGGGGGGCATGGCCAAACCTGGACGTGGCGGTGGGGATGCTCGGCGTGTTGGGGTTGAGACCCCCATATCCACACCTGAAGGAGGAACGTTGGGAGGGGGAGCAGGGCCAGAGCACAAGAATCTGAACCAGATAACATCTCCTatacctccacttcctcctccttcGTCTTCGCTGCTGTTGTCTATGACTCAGATACAGGAGGGTGGTGTAGCCGCGGGGCAGGTGGAACAGGAGAAGGGGCTGGGGGAAGGACCAGGGGTAGGGGAGGCCTTGGGGGCcaagggaggagatggggactCCATTTCTCAGGACCAGGGGGGTAGTTCTTGCTCTGCAACTGTTCCGTACAGGCTTGAAGAGCGGACCACAGGGGTAAATGGCAGTGACGGTGCCTCTCCAGAGAGGAACTCCCTCCCCCTGTTGGACCCCCTGGTTCCCACCACACCTCCACCGGCACTGCGACAGGTGGAGGACGTCCCTCCAGACCAGGGGCAGGGGAGCGCAGCAGCCCCAGGAAAGGAAGAGTCTGGTGGggttggtggtggaggaggaagcaGCACACCAACCCTGGTGTCCTGTGGTCGGTCGGCCCAGCGGATCTGTGATGAGGGCTGGAGCTCGCGAGGGTCAGACAGCAACGTGACTCTGGCAGAGCTGTACCTGATGCTGGGGAAACCTGGGAAACTGCAGCTGGAGTACGAGTGGCAGCCGGCTGCTGTTGCAATCCCGGAGATGGGGGACGAGGGGCTACAGGGACCAGGGCAGACATGCCCACAGCTACAGTCACCACGCCCCTTGCCCCCGCCCTCCACCCACCGCGTCCTGCGCTGTCTGCTCCGGCTGGTGTCATCAGAGGTCAATCCCAAACCTGTGAGTCAACACCGCCTAGTGATGCAAATTCTTCATAGCCACTGGCCACATTTGAATTCTCTACACTTCGTCCGAAGTGTGCACTCCTGCACTCTCCCTCATGGATTTAAAAGTAATCGactggaaagggaaagggggatacctagtcagttgtacaactgaaggcattcaactgaaatgtgtctttcgcatttaaaccaacccctctgaatcagagaggtgtggggggctgccataatcgacatttAAGTCTTTGGTGTGAGGATTATGGTGCAAACGCCCTCTAGCCATGCTTACACCAAACATTTAAATGCATGAGGTGGAGGGATCGAGTGCACACTtctggagaagggtagagaaTCGGAATGCAGACACTTTGTAGGAGACTTTGTAAACAGATTATGGGATTTAATAGCCTTAAGTCATTTTGTTTTCTTCTaatgccctctcccctctcctttcctctctttcagGCCCCAGAGCTGTGCTCCACAGCCACGTCTCCGGTAAAGCCATCCCAGGAGGAACAGTCCCTCACCCCCCCAGGCAAGGCCCCGGCTGTGGGGGTACGGAGCCCCAACTGTGGACGACCACAGCCCCTGGGGGTCCGAGCGACAAAGCTGATGTTACCAAACACTGGGTCCTCCGGTAGCTTACCACTCTTATCACATgcaaatgcatacacacacacacactagaggttgaccgattatgatttttcaataccgattattggaggaccaaaaaagccgataccgattaatcggccaatttattattatttatatacatGCATAAATACaggggggcaaaaaagtattgtcagccaccaattgtgcaagttctcccacttaaaaagatgaggcctctaattttcatcatagatacacttcaactatgacagacaaaatgagaaaaaaaatccagaaaatcacattgtaggattatttttatgaatgtatttgcaaattatggtggaaaataagtatttggtcacctacaaacaagcaagatttctggctctcacagacctgtaatttctttaagaggctcctctttcctccactcgttacctgtattaatggcacctgtttgaacttgttatcagtataaaagacacctgtccacaacctcaaacagtcacactccaaactccactatggccaagaccaaagagctgtcaaaggacaccagaaacaaaattgtagacctgcaccaggctgggaagactgaatctgcaataggaaagcagcttggtttgaagaaatcaactgtgggagcaattattaggaaatggaagacatacaagaccactgataatctccctcgatctggggctccacgcaagatctcaccccgtggggtcaaaatgatcacaagaacggtgagcaaaaatcccagaaccacacggaccttgtgaatgacctgcagagagctgggaccaaaggaacaaagcctaccatcagtaacacactacgccgccagggactcaaatcctgcagtgccagacgtgtccccctgcttaagccagtacatgtccaggcccgtctgaagtttgctagagagcatttggatgatccagaagaagattgggagaatgtcatatggttagATGAtaccaaaatattactttttggtaaaaactcaacttgtcgtgtttggaggacaaagattgcggagttgcatccaaagaacaccatacctactgtgaagcatgggggtgaaaacatcatgctttggggctgtttttctgcaaaaggaccaggacgactgatccgtgtaaaggaaagaatgaatggggccatgtattgtgagattttgagtgaaaacctccatccgcaagggcattgaagatgaaccgtggctgagtctttcagcatgacaatgatcccaaacacaccacccgggcaacgaaggagtggctttgtaagcagcatttcaaggtcctggatctcaaccccataaatctttggagggagttgaaagtccgtgttgcccagcaacagccccaaaacagcatggaggaatgggccaaaataccagcaacagtgtgtgaaaaccttgtgaaaacttacagaaaacgtttgacctttgtcattgccaacaaagggtatataacaaagtattgagataaacctttgttattgaccaaatacttattttccaccatttgcaaataaattcattaaaaatcctacaatgtaattgtctggatttttttctctcattttgtctgtcatagttgaagtgtacctatgaaccaaattacaggcctcatctttttaagtgggagaacatgcacaattggtggctgactaaatacttttttgccccaatatttatataatatttgtatttttaaatttGATTATttgtttgtaataatgacaattacaacaatacagaATGAACACTTAATATAATAAGTgtaaaaaatataatataatacatcaataatcaatttagcctcaaataaataatgaaatgtgttcaatttggtttaaataatgcaaaaacaaagtgttggagaagaaagtataagtgcaatatgtgctatgtaagaaagctaacgtttcagttccttgctcagaacatatgaaagctggtggttccttttaacatgagtcttcaatattcccaggtaagaagttttctgttgtagttattataggactatttccctctataccatttgtatttcattaacctttgactattggatgttcttataggcactttagtattgccagtgtaacagtatagcttccgtccctctcctcgctcctccctgggctcgaaacaggaacacaacgacaactgccaccctcgaagcagcgttacccatgcagagcaaggggaacagccactccaaggctcagagcgagtgacgtttgaaacgctattagcgcgcgctaactaactagccatttcacttcggttacaccagcctcatctcgggagttgataggcttgaagtcataaacagcgcaatgcttgatgcacaacaaagagctgctgacAAAACGCACGAAGgttctgtttgaatgaatgtttacgcgcctgcttctacCTACgactgctcagtcagatacttagatacttgtatgctcagtcaaaatatatgcaacgcaggatacGCTAGGTAATATCTAGTAatggatcccctgagctgacaaggtgaaaatctcgttctgcccctgaacgaggcagttaacctgaccgttcctaggtcgtcattgaaaataagaatgtgttcttaactgacttgcctagttaaataaaggtgtaaaaaaaaaaaaaaacggccaaatcggtgtccaaaagtaccgatttgttatgaaaacttgaaatcggccataattaatcggccattccgattaatcggtcgacctctaacacacacaacctACACTTATCGAATCTTCTCCAGTAACTCAAGTTTTAGGTCAGAGGACCAATTCTTGAAGTATTGTTTGTCTTTTACCTGTATCTTTGTATGACATCTCATGTACACCAATACTAATTAACTGTAACCTTTGCTTTGAACCCCTCAGGTCGTAACCTCCCGCGGTCTCTGCTGGTGTCTGCGGGGGACTCAGATGGTGGGGTGTTTGCCGTTCCCACCACCCTGCCCCCCAACAGCTCCCGACACTCCCGCATGTTCTCTCCCAACAAGGAGGCCGAGCTCGCCTTCCGACAACAGCTCGACTCAATCAACGTAAGGACGTTTTGCATACTCTCTCCATATTTTGTCTGTCTCAGAAAAATAAACTAGCTGGACTCTATCCATATTTCTTCATTCCTTCCAATATTTTTATTTTCCCTCTTCAGGGATGCAAACTTGTCACTTTTGTAGATTttttgatatacagtgcattcggaaagtattcagaccccttgacttttaccaaattatgttacagccttattctaaaatggaatacatttactttttaaaatcatcaatctacacacaataccccataatgacaaagcaaaaacatgctTTTGGAAattcttgcaaatgtataaaaaaataaataaaaacagaaatgccttattcagaccgtttgctatttgagctcaggtgtgtcctgtttccattgatggtccttgatgtttcgacaacttgattggagtcaacctgtggtaaattaaattgattggacatgatttggaaaggcacacacctgtctatataagctcccatagttgacagtgcatgtcagagcaaaaacctagtcatgaggttgaaggagttgtctgtagagcaccgagacagaattgtggggaagggtactaaaaaatgtctgctgcattgaaagtccccaagactGGTGCGAaagttcactttccaacaggacaatgaccctaagcacacagccaagacaacgtaggagtggcttcgggacaagtttctgaatgtccttcagtggcccagccagtgccTGGACTTgagcctgatcgaacatctctggagagacctaaaaatacctatgcagcgatgctccccatccaacccgacagagccTCATGGTCATGCAACAATAAATGTGATCCTTAAGTGACGGGGCAGGGCTAGGTCTGTGTAGAACGCAGCATGTGGAGAGGGATGACGCAAGAAGCAGTGTAAACTATGAAATGGATGTTACACACAGCATAACACATTTAACACACTAAACATCcaaataccgttatagaaggtaaagttaAAAACCCAAACCGATCCGTGCATCAATACTGGAATATAGTAAAATACCGCCCAGCCCTAAGAGAGACATCTGGCTATCTCATCCAATTGGTTTTGAGGAGAGGATGCGAGGAGTGTGCAAC contains:
- the cramp1 gene encoding protein cramped-like isoform X2; its protein translation is MTVGLRDGIGVDGPNNSGRKLEGCDEEESGDQGSEERSTKRDEVEILNPSTTGCSSSAPVITTSVSNPSGPCSSRQPPSSTTPTPPNHDQHHFLRSSVRPPSKRIRKDSIAPTINGHSGAKSKGSENGPSHQVSAGHSGSTSGSMGPSGKAAPRGQGPGVKEEPVGSQKRPRRQWESWSAEDKNSFFEGLYEHGKDFEAIQTNIALKHKKKGKPASMVKNKEQVRHFYYRTWHKISKHIDFANVYSRVLKKSSQELYGLICYAELRKKVGGLMDDKNVAKLNELIQQGATTVRSKGRNLRIKAPMCRALKRLCDPDGVSDEEDQKPVRLPLKVAVELQPRSNHSWARVQSLAHNPRLRMVVELHRKVSSLIEFLKQKWAVQDQRILKSLQEREALGGTQQHSGSGSPALPCREDEDLFLYPAETSTLTPLPSVARVVHSKASCTVHWQESGKPRPGPKELIPTAQILGIQGAPLLLPRGGMAKPGRGGGDARRVGVETPISTPEGGTLGGGAGPEHKNLNQITSPIPPLPPPSSSLLLSMTQIQEGGVAAGQVEQEKGLGEGPGVGEALGAKGGDGDSISQDQGGSSCSATVPYRLEERTTGVNGSDGASPERNSLPLLDPLVPTTPPPALRQVEDVPPDQGQGSAAAPGKEESGGVGGGGGSSTPTLVSCGRSAQRICDEGWSSRGSDSNVTLAELYLMLGKPGKLQLEYEWQPAAVAIPEMGDEGLQGPGQTCPQLQSPRPLPPPSTHRVLRCLLRLVSSEVNPKPAPELCSTATSPVKPSQEEQSLTPPGKAPAVGVRSPNCGRPQPLGVRATKLMLPNTGSSGRNLPRSLLVSAGDSDGGVFAVPTTLPPNSSRHSRMFSPNKEAELAFRQQLDSINMQSDIFLPKQRKNRSRPLRKPLVVQRTLLPRTTGDTPQHVCSFSILSNSSATGTGSFRPIQPRLSPSTRPLLPRTPPITSGPGMSSQLSSAIDLAAKSAGIIPGSPCRELEAPSPDGRPISTSHPGVVYAGPGPPQPQLLQQASEVSLQNGLPPPSPGVAGDSLLSPPSVASLLDISLPGPPEEAMAPGGPQTHISDSIIELAINSAHYGDEASLSPAKLNGSECSKLLPCTSVSPSRGWIPSPSHDPQWYPNDSTDSSFGCLLSSLVSPDKGRRSSLTPSGPSSGTALLGPRFLDCNSHDSFQSRGLPDVAEVDTQLACMMSESSVDYIARFNDLAQELAVTEPHLTPS
- the cramp1 gene encoding protein cramped-like isoform X1 — encoded protein: MVKRKKTSSAVEEHENGMTVGLRDGIGVDGPNNSGRKLEGCDEEESGDQGSEERSTKRDEVEILNPSTTGCSSSAPVITTSVSNPSGPCSSRQPPSSTTPTPPNHDQHHFLRSSVRPPSKRIRKDSIAPTINGHSGAKSKGSENGPSHQVSAGHSGSTSGSMGPSGKAAPRGQGPGVKEEPVGSQKRPRRQWESWSAEDKNSFFEGLYEHGKDFEAIQTNIALKHKKKGKPASMVKNKEQVRHFYYRTWHKISKHIDFANVYSRVLKKSSQELYGLICYAELRKKVGGLMDDKNVAKLNELIQQGATTVRSKGRNLRIKAPMCRALKRLCDPDGVSDEEDQKPVRLPLKVAVELQPRSNHSWARVQSLAHNPRLRMVVELHRKVSSLIEFLKQKWAVQDQRILKSLQEREALGGTQQHSGSGSPALPCREDEDLFLYPAETSTLTPLPSVARVVHSKASCTVHWQESGKPRPGPKELIPTAQILGIQGAPLLLPRGGMAKPGRGGGDARRVGVETPISTPEGGTLGGGAGPEHKNLNQITSPIPPLPPPSSSLLLSMTQIQEGGVAAGQVEQEKGLGEGPGVGEALGAKGGDGDSISQDQGGSSCSATVPYRLEERTTGVNGSDGASPERNSLPLLDPLVPTTPPPALRQVEDVPPDQGQGSAAAPGKEESGGVGGGGGSSTPTLVSCGRSAQRICDEGWSSRGSDSNVTLAELYLMLGKPGKLQLEYEWQPAAVAIPEMGDEGLQGPGQTCPQLQSPRPLPPPSTHRVLRCLLRLVSSEVNPKPAPELCSTATSPVKPSQEEQSLTPPGKAPAVGVRSPNCGRPQPLGVRATKLMLPNTGSSGRNLPRSLLVSAGDSDGGVFAVPTTLPPNSSRHSRMFSPNKEAELAFRQQLDSINMQSDIFLPKQRKNRSRPLRKPLVVQRTLLPRTTGDTPQHVCSFSILSNSSATGTGSFRPIQPRLSPSTRPLLPRTPPITSGPGMSSQLSSAIDLAAKSAGIIPGSPCRELEAPSPDGRPISTSHPGVVYAGPGPPQPQLLQQASEVSLQNGLPPPSPGVAGDSLLSPPSVASLLDISLPGPPEEAMAPGGPQTHISDSIIELAINSAHYGDEASLSPAKLNGSECSKLLPCTSVSPSRGWIPSPSHDPQWYPNDSTDSSFGCLLSSLVSPDKGRRSSLTPSGPSSGTALLGPRFLDCNSHDSFQSRGLPDVAEVDTQLACMMSESSVDYIARFNDLAQELAVTEPHLTPS